A window of the SAR324 cluster bacterium genome harbors these coding sequences:
- a CDS encoding flagellar assembly protein T N-terminal domain-containing protein: MRYLILLLIVTLCTNFTALAREITVTGVATIYDENIGGARTQALKNAQREAVEQGVGAYVDATTLTQNFEVIRDEIFSASQGFIREFQVLREGRSSGGSAYEVVIRADVQDSRIVDTLTALRVLHQKMGNKRVMIVYAPTDPNALPRDIGPVSTTLSVIRDEFNRMGFRVFNEQAMEEVYRTIEQAALVDRPVDNLIALALDQQAEILVRFELVGGKRDQRGGVFYATKATVRLSVYDANTGRQIADVVTYGKELSANRPGSYDWFNMLGKAGTRAGKDAAQEAIDRVLSYYQSIGDIGNAYLLVFRNYSIEEEDMILDYLENTPGYQQLSELKNTNRYIEIELFSSEDKSRLRRQMRRDLQEKNIPLVAQEATGNRIVFLNPRAPAIEEVAAPEQLEVPQ, encoded by the coding sequence ATGCGTTACCTGATCCTGTTACTGATTGTGACTCTATGTACAAATTTTACGGCATTGGCACGCGAAATCACAGTGACTGGAGTGGCAACGATCTATGACGAAAATATTGGTGGTGCACGGACTCAGGCCTTGAAGAACGCACAGCGTGAGGCTGTTGAACAAGGTGTTGGAGCCTACGTTGATGCGACTACACTGACCCAGAATTTTGAGGTCATCCGTGATGAAATCTTCAGTGCCAGCCAAGGATTCATCAGGGAGTTTCAAGTCTTGCGAGAAGGTCGCTCCAGTGGAGGTTCCGCCTACGAAGTAGTGATCCGAGCAGATGTCCAGGACAGCCGAATTGTCGATACTCTGACAGCACTCCGGGTGTTGCACCAGAAGATGGGCAACAAGCGAGTGATGATCGTGTATGCGCCAACCGATCCGAATGCTTTACCCCGCGACATTGGGCCTGTTAGCACAACCTTGTCTGTGATTCGGGATGAATTCAACCGCATGGGTTTTCGTGTTTTCAATGAGCAGGCAATGGAAGAGGTCTACCGGACGATTGAACAAGCTGCATTGGTAGATCGCCCAGTAGACAACCTGATTGCCCTGGCGTTGGATCAGCAGGCGGAAATCCTCGTACGCTTCGAACTAGTCGGTGGCAAACGAGATCAACGTGGTGGTGTTTTCTATGCGACCAAGGCTACCGTGAGACTCAGTGTCTATGATGCCAACACAGGCCGACAAATCGCTGATGTAGTCACCTATGGCAAGGAACTTTCCGCTAACCGGCCTGGTTCCTACGACTGGTTCAACATGCTGGGCAAGGCAGGCACTCGGGCTGGTAAAGATGCTGCTCAGGAAGCTATTGATCGAGTACTGTCCTACTACCAGAGCATTGGCGATATCGGCAACGCCTATCTGCTGGTCTTCCGAAATTACAGCATCGAGGAAGAAGATATGATCCTCGACTATCTTGAAAACACTCCGGGATACCAGCAACTCAGCGAACTCAAAAACACGAATCGCTACATTGAGATCGAGCTGTTCTCTTCTGAGGACAAAAGCCGTCTGCGACGTCAGATGCGCCGTGATCTACAAGAGAAAAATATTCCTCTGGTAGCCCAAGAAGCTACGGGTAACCGCATCGTCTTCCTCAATCCTCGAGCCCCCGCCATCGAAGAAGTAGCTGCACCAGAGCAGTTGGAAGTACCCCAGTAG
- a CDS encoding amidohydrolase → MKLLIRQTTLVTVNEKDEVLEQADLAIVDDKIAAIGEIPEGFVPDRILEGQDRIVLPGLINSHTHLSMTLMRNYADDLDFWPWLMERIKPLEDHLALEDVRIGARLGLAELIRGGTTCFHDMYFHMDQVAEEVEAAGLRACLCETLFDNAGQGEQILRDAVDLHRNWDGQAEGRIRVAIAPHSIYLCSPGYLREILQESLRLQCGWHTHLCETEQEVENCRQQHGKTPVQLLADLDCFEVPVVAAHGIYVDEQDQRLLREGKVSIAHNPSSNLKLANGIAPIQSLMHQGVNVCLGTDGAASNNNLNLFEEMHLAALLQKWRNHDAKALPASEVLRMATIRGAQALGLDHQIGSLEVGKQADLIMINTSQPHLAPRHDPIALLVYSAQASDVCTVMVNGKILLEDHVLQTLDQSSLLEQASQQTQQLLQRAQAHKPKSTLL, encoded by the coding sequence ATGAAGCTACTAATACGACAAACCACTCTGGTCACCGTCAACGAGAAAGACGAGGTGTTGGAACAGGCCGACCTAGCGATTGTCGATGATAAAATCGCTGCGATTGGTGAAATCCCAGAAGGCTTTGTACCTGACCGAATTCTTGAAGGACAAGACCGCATTGTGCTGCCTGGGTTAATCAATAGCCACACGCATTTGTCGATGACGCTGATGCGCAACTATGCGGACGATCTGGACTTCTGGCCCTGGTTGATGGAACGGATCAAGCCGCTGGAAGATCACCTGGCTCTAGAGGACGTGCGAATCGGTGCCCGTCTAGGTCTGGCAGAATTGATCAGAGGTGGGACAACCTGTTTTCATGATATGTATTTCCATATGGATCAGGTTGCTGAAGAGGTGGAAGCTGCTGGCTTAAGAGCCTGCCTCTGTGAAACATTATTCGATAATGCTGGTCAGGGCGAACAAATACTCCGTGATGCGGTTGACCTGCATCGAAACTGGGATGGCCAAGCAGAAGGCCGGATTCGTGTTGCAATAGCCCCTCACTCAATCTATCTCTGCAGTCCGGGTTACTTGCGTGAAATTCTGCAGGAATCCTTGCGGCTACAATGTGGGTGGCACACGCATCTCTGTGAAACAGAACAAGAGGTGGAGAACTGTCGACAGCAGCATGGCAAAACCCCTGTTCAACTGCTGGCTGATCTCGATTGTTTTGAGGTTCCGGTAGTAGCGGCGCATGGAATCTATGTTGATGAGCAGGATCAGCGCTTGCTACGGGAAGGCAAGGTGAGCATTGCCCACAATCCGAGTAGTAACCTCAAGCTCGCCAATGGCATTGCTCCCATCCAGTCTCTGATGCATCAGGGAGTAAATGTTTGCTTGGGAACGGATGGAGCTGCCAGCAATAACAATCTCAACCTGTTTGAGGAAATGCACTTGGCAGCCTTGCTCCAGAAGTGGAGAAATCACGATGCCAAGGCTCTCCCTGCTTCAGAGGTCCTAAGAATGGCTACGATCCGCGGTGCTCAGGCCTTGGGATTGGATCACCAGATTGGATCGCTGGAAGTTGGCAAGCAGGCAGACCTGATCATGATCAACACATCCCAACCGCATCTGGCTCCACGCCATGACCCGATTGCACTGCTTGTCTACTCTGCTCAGGCTTCAGATGTCTGCACGGTCATGGTCAATGGGAAGATCCTGCTTGAAGATCATGTCTTGCAAACCCTAGATCAATCCTCCTTGCTGGAACAGGCTTCTCAGCAAACCCAACAACTGCTCCAGCGAGCACAGGCTCACAAGCCAAAGTCTACACTGCTGTAG
- a CDS encoding adenosylhomocysteinase: MQSNIISSPELASQGYQKIEWVRRNMPILNQLEDQFAQERPFAGKRVTVCIHLEAKTAYLALVLRAGGATVSVTGSNPESTKDDVVAALAAEGLHVYARHGASPEEMRRYMSIALELQPHVVIDDGGDLVELLHESQRQHGEQMLGACEETTSGVLRARARAKAGQLRFPVMLVNDARCKYLFDNVHGTGQSAWDAVMRSTNLVLAGKTVVIIGYGWCGKGCALRAQGLGANVVVCEIDPVKAADAMMNGCRVLPLREACPIADVVLTVTGGRHALRREHFSLLKNNVLLANAGHFWEEIDVESLAEMSTERRELRTNIEGFHLSNGNWLNLLGGGNIVNIACGDGHPAEIMDTSFALQALSARYVVQQSGRLAIDCHPVPTEIDEQVARLKLKAAGVSIDTLTQEQQDYLANWQV, from the coding sequence ATGCAGTCCAACATCATCTCTTCGCCAGAATTGGCCAGTCAGGGTTATCAAAAGATTGAGTGGGTACGACGCAACATGCCGATCCTGAATCAGTTAGAGGATCAATTTGCGCAGGAACGACCTTTTGCGGGCAAGCGGGTAACGGTCTGTATTCACCTGGAAGCCAAGACCGCCTACCTGGCACTGGTACTTCGAGCCGGTGGGGCAACGGTTTCCGTTACAGGTAGTAATCCTGAATCAACTAAAGACGATGTGGTGGCCGCACTTGCTGCAGAGGGACTGCATGTTTATGCTCGTCATGGTGCTAGTCCGGAGGAGATGCGCCGGTACATGAGCATTGCGCTGGAACTACAACCGCATGTAGTGATTGACGATGGAGGAGATCTAGTCGAGCTACTCCATGAGTCGCAGCGGCAACATGGAGAACAGATGCTTGGAGCTTGTGAAGAAACAACTTCTGGAGTACTCCGTGCCAGAGCACGCGCCAAGGCTGGACAACTACGTTTTCCAGTAATGCTGGTCAACGATGCACGTTGCAAGTACCTCTTCGATAATGTACACGGCACGGGGCAGTCAGCCTGGGATGCAGTGATGCGCTCCACCAACCTGGTATTGGCTGGCAAAACAGTAGTGATCATCGGTTATGGCTGGTGCGGGAAAGGATGTGCACTGCGGGCCCAAGGATTAGGTGCAAACGTAGTGGTTTGTGAGATTGATCCGGTCAAGGCAGCCGATGCCATGATGAATGGCTGTCGAGTCTTGCCACTCAGAGAAGCCTGCCCAATCGCTGATGTAGTGTTGACTGTTACCGGAGGGCGTCACGCCTTGCGCAGGGAACACTTCTCCTTGCTGAAGAACAACGTCCTATTAGCCAATGCTGGTCATTTCTGGGAAGAAATTGATGTGGAGAGCTTGGCGGAAATGTCGACAGAGCGTCGAGAGTTACGTACCAACATTGAAGGATTCCATCTCTCCAACGGAAATTGGCTGAATCTGCTGGGAGGTGGAAACATCGTCAATATTGCTTGTGGAGATGGTCACCCAGCGGAAATCATGGACACCAGCTTTGCCTTGCAGGCTCTTTCCGCACGCTATGTGGTGCAGCAGTCGGGTAGGCTGGCCATAGATTGTCATCCGGTACCCACGGAGATTGATGAGCAGGTGGCCCGTTTGAAACTAAAAGCAGCAGGAGTTTCGATTGATACGCTGACCCAAGAGCAGCAGGATTATCTGGCAAACTGGCAAGTCTGA
- a CDS encoding prepilin-type N-terminal cleavage/methylation domain-containing protein: MPIRGRYLAYGAHHPKGFSLIEVMIVVAISGILATLAYPSLEGYLQRAKQSEVKTNLAAIHTAEKLYHASNGSYTDDFAALGVGIADDAIYSYGITATASTFTATATANLDDDATEDTWTINQDKQLVQTTDDLTD; this comes from the coding sequence ATGCCAATCAGAGGTCGATATCTTGCATACGGTGCCCATCATCCCAAGGGATTTAGCCTGATTGAGGTGATGATCGTTGTTGCGATCAGCGGCATTCTTGCAACCCTGGCTTATCCCAGCCTGGAAGGCTATCTGCAACGAGCCAAGCAAAGCGAAGTCAAGACTAACTTGGCGGCAATCCATACGGCAGAAAAGCTCTATCATGCCAGTAATGGGAGCTACACCGATGACTTCGCAGCTCTTGGAGTCGGCATTGCGGACGATGCCATTTACAGCTACGGCATCACGGCCACCGCCAGTACCTTCACCGCCACTGCAACTGCCAACCTGGATGACGATGCAACTGAAGACACCTGGACCATCAACCAAGACAAGCAATTGGTACAAACTACAGACGACCTCACTGACTAA
- the lpdA gene encoding dihydrolipoyl dehydrogenase translates to MSQFDVVVIGAGPGGYVAAIRSSQLGLKTALIEKSPTLGGTCLNVGCIPSKALLDSTEHYYNAKNHFATHGIDVSGLSLNWDNMKKRKDEVVSQTCDGVMYLMNKNQIEVYQGHGSFVNANTIQVRKADGSTENIQTKNTIIATGSEPSSLPNVPIDGKRIITSTEALSLSSVPETMLVIGGGIIGLEMGSVYARMGTQVAVIEFMDRLIPTMDLSLGKEMQRILRKLGIKFHLSHAVQQAVASDDKVVVTAKNKKGEEVSFESEYCLVAVGRKPFTDSLGLDKISLQTDERGRLPVNDQLQTAVPGVYGIGDVIRGAMLAHKAEEEGVFAAEVIAGQHPHMNYRAIPSVLYTWPEAAGVGYTEQELQEAGRSFKIGSFPFKALGRARAAMETDGLVKVIADQETDEVLGIHMVGARIADLIAEAVVAFEYRCSAEDIARMSHAHPTFAEAIKEAALDATDKRAIHI, encoded by the coding sequence ATGAGCCAATTTGATGTCGTTGTGATTGGCGCAGGACCTGGTGGCTATGTCGCTGCAATTCGTTCATCGCAGCTCGGACTGAAAACCGCCCTGATTGAAAAATCACCCACCCTTGGGGGAACCTGCCTCAACGTGGGCTGCATTCCTTCCAAGGCCCTTCTCGATTCAACCGAGCACTACTACAACGCAAAAAATCACTTTGCGACCCATGGGATCGATGTTTCAGGACTGAGCCTCAACTGGGACAACATGAAGAAGCGCAAAGACGAGGTAGTTTCTCAGACTTGCGATGGTGTTATGTATCTGATGAATAAGAACCAAATCGAGGTGTACCAAGGCCATGGCAGCTTTGTGAATGCCAATACAATTCAAGTTCGCAAGGCAGATGGCAGTACAGAAAATATTCAGACGAAAAATACCATCATTGCCACTGGTTCTGAGCCTTCTTCACTGCCCAATGTACCAATCGACGGTAAACGTATTATCACCTCCACTGAGGCGTTGTCCTTGTCCAGTGTCCCGGAAACCATGCTAGTGATTGGTGGAGGAATCATCGGTTTGGAAATGGGCTCTGTCTACGCTCGCATGGGTACCCAGGTCGCTGTAATTGAATTCATGGATCGTCTGATTCCCACCATGGATCTCTCATTAGGTAAGGAAATGCAGAGAATTCTGCGTAAGCTTGGCATCAAGTTTCACCTGAGCCATGCTGTCCAGCAGGCTGTTGCCAGTGATGACAAGGTCGTGGTGACTGCCAAGAATAAAAAGGGTGAAGAAGTGAGCTTTGAGAGTGAATACTGCCTCGTAGCTGTTGGTCGCAAACCCTTCACAGATAGCTTGGGCCTCGATAAGATCAGCCTGCAAACCGATGAGCGAGGCAGACTCCCCGTCAACGACCAGCTGCAGACCGCCGTGCCCGGAGTTTATGGGATTGGTGACGTCATCCGTGGAGCAATGCTGGCACACAAAGCAGAGGAAGAAGGAGTGTTCGCCGCAGAAGTCATTGCTGGACAGCATCCCCACATGAACTATCGAGCAATTCCCAGCGTGCTCTATACCTGGCCAGAAGCCGCAGGTGTTGGCTACACAGAGCAGGAGTTACAGGAGGCTGGGCGAAGCTTCAAAATTGGTTCCTTCCCATTCAAAGCCTTGGGACGTGCCCGGGCAGCGATGGAAACTGATGGGTTGGTCAAGGTGATTGCTGATCAGGAAACCGATGAAGTGCTAGGTATCCACATGGTTGGAGCCCGGATCGCAGACCTGATTGCAGAGGCTGTCGTAGCTTTTGAATATCGTTGCAGCGCTGAGGATATTGCAAGAATGTCCCACGCTCACCCAACTTTTGCAGAAGCAATCAAGGAAGCTGCACTGGATGCTACAGACAAGCGAGCGATCCATATCTAA
- a CDS encoding NADH-quinone oxidoreductase subunit N → MPNFISLVDLLPLIPELILFLTLVVAMLADLFVPSNRRNDVLVSVSLGGIVLTMLAELQLYGAGYTGFYGTVVADNFSILLELVYLLIGLMTILLSRHYITENEMNFGEYYILLLSALIGMMLMSSSLELLVIFIGLEIMSISSYILVGMKRKVPESGEAALKYLLLGAFSTGFLLYGISLLYGATGSTYLPDMLQQLRLGAVETPLALAGIALLTIGLSFKVAIVPFHMWTPDVYSGAPTPVTGFMSAAAKAAGFAIMIRILLVGIPLEQVEGWETILGWLAMLTMTIGNLVALQQQNVKRMLAYSSIAHAGYMMVAIAVGTTAAIGSVLFYVLAYAVVSTGAFGILAIRNRGRILETYEDLHGYARTNPMLALGMSLMMLSLIGLPLTGGFVGKLRIFGAALEADWILLTVVAVLNSALSVYYYLQVIACMYLKAGEETSTVVETPPRLASFGVGLTVFATLYLGIFPDEFLLLINESVRSLL, encoded by the coding sequence ATGCCCAACTTCATCTCACTGGTCGATTTACTACCACTGATTCCGGAACTGATCCTATTTCTGACCTTGGTGGTGGCGATGTTGGCAGATCTCTTTGTTCCGTCCAACCGCCGCAACGACGTACTCGTCAGCGTTTCGCTGGGAGGGATCGTGCTGACCATGCTTGCTGAGTTGCAGTTGTACGGCGCTGGTTACACAGGTTTCTACGGCACCGTGGTAGCAGATAACTTCTCGATCTTGCTGGAACTGGTGTACCTGCTAATCGGACTGATGACCATCCTGCTCTCACGGCACTATATCACCGAGAACGAGATGAACTTCGGTGAATACTACATCCTACTGTTGAGCGCGTTGATTGGGATGATGCTGATGTCTTCAAGTCTCGAGTTGCTGGTGATCTTCATCGGGCTCGAAATCATGTCGATTTCCAGCTATATCCTGGTTGGCATGAAACGCAAGGTGCCTGAATCAGGCGAGGCTGCGCTAAAGTACCTGCTGTTGGGCGCTTTCTCCACCGGATTTCTGCTGTACGGTATCTCACTGCTCTATGGCGCAACTGGAAGTACCTACCTCCCAGATATGCTGCAGCAACTACGCCTGGGGGCTGTGGAGACTCCGCTGGCTCTTGCAGGTATTGCACTGCTGACCATCGGCCTGAGTTTCAAGGTGGCGATCGTTCCTTTCCACATGTGGACACCGGATGTCTACAGTGGCGCACCAACACCGGTCACCGGGTTCATGTCTGCGGCTGCCAAAGCAGCAGGGTTTGCAATCATGATCCGAATCTTGCTGGTTGGAATTCCCTTGGAGCAAGTTGAGGGCTGGGAAACTATCCTTGGTTGGCTTGCCATGCTCACGATGACCATCGGCAATCTGGTCGCTTTACAGCAACAAAACGTGAAGCGCATGCTGGCCTATTCTTCTATTGCACATGCTGGGTACATGATGGTAGCCATTGCTGTAGGCACAACTGCTGCGATTGGTAGCGTTCTCTTTTACGTGCTGGCTTATGCGGTGGTCAGCACTGGTGCTTTTGGCATTCTGGCTATTCGCAATCGTGGACGGATTCTGGAGACTTACGAAGACCTGCACGGCTATGCGCGAACCAACCCGATGCTTGCACTGGGTATGAGCTTGATGATGCTCTCACTGATCGGCTTGCCCCTGACGGGTGGCTTTGTTGGTAAACTACGGATCTTCGGAGCTGCACTGGAAGCCGATTGGATTCTACTAACGGTCGTTGCGGTTCTCAACAGTGCACTTTCGGTTTACTATTACCTGCAAGTCATCGCCTGCATGTATCTGAAGGCAGGCGAAGAAACCTCTACAGTTGTAGAAACTCCACCACGACTGGCTTCTTTCGGAGTCGGTTTGACCGTCTTCGCTACGCTGTACTTGGGGATCTTCCCTGATGAATTTCTCCTACTCATCAACGAGTCCGTGAGGTCTCTGCTATGA